From Hymenobacter sedentarius, a single genomic window includes:
- a CDS encoding glycoside hydrolase family 13 protein yields MKKGYLLLFLVFSALLSGLASAQSVSIERVNPTNWWVGMKNPNVQLLIHGPGAGTLTYTIAYPGVKLVKCSTVENPNYAFLDLSIAASTKPGRLQIVGKKAGQTVTQSWELRARDKSPKAQGVTAADFIYLAMPDRFANGDTTNDKFASLRDPNMDRANPFFRHGGDLAGAAKRIPYLKDLGVTAIWFTPLIENNQPLTNEGGTMRASYHGYGFTDQYNIDKRFGGNAAYKAYVQQAHAAGLKVVQDAVYNHVGNTHWILQDLPMKSWLHQWPTYTNTSYRYQSITDPHGAQIDRKVTLDGWFVPFLPDLNQSNPYVANYLIENAIWCVEYFGIDAWRIDTYMYNDQPFMNRCNAALLAEYPRLHIFGESSVNNVVDQSYYTRNTIGFPFKSNQPGGLDFVLESAMLDALKQPISYDGGVQRFYQTLAQDAVYQDPTKLVTFLDNHDHDRYLSVIGDDLAKYKMGLTWLLTTRGIPSMYYGTEILMKNFKDPTDAEVRRDFPGGWPGDKEDKFNAAGRNARENEAFDFVKKLATYRRDHPVLHTGKLMQFLPENGFYVYFRYDATGTVMVASNTSDKPAMLPTARFAERTRGFTKARNVLTGENLASIASLQLPAKTAVVMELQK; encoded by the coding sequence ATGAAAAAAGGATACCTCCTTCTGTTCCTTGTGTTTAGTGCGCTGCTTTCTGGTTTGGCCAGTGCCCAATCCGTTTCCATCGAGCGCGTGAACCCGACCAACTGGTGGGTGGGCATGAAAAACCCGAACGTGCAGCTGCTCATCCACGGTCCCGGCGCGGGCACGCTGACGTACACCATCGCATACCCCGGCGTGAAGCTGGTGAAGTGCAGCACCGTTGAAAACCCCAACTACGCCTTTCTGGACCTGAGCATCGCGGCCAGTACCAAGCCCGGCCGGCTGCAGATTGTGGGCAAAAAAGCCGGCCAGACCGTGACCCAAAGCTGGGAGCTGCGGGCTCGCGACAAATCGCCCAAAGCGCAAGGCGTGACGGCGGCCGATTTCATCTACCTGGCCATGCCCGACCGGTTTGCCAACGGCGACACCACCAACGACAAGTTTGCCAGCCTGCGCGACCCGAACATGGACCGCGCCAACCCCTTCTTCCGCCACGGCGGCGACCTGGCCGGGGCCGCCAAGCGCATTCCCTACCTCAAAGACCTGGGCGTGACCGCCATCTGGTTTACGCCCCTCATCGAAAACAACCAGCCCCTCACCAACGAAGGCGGCACCATGCGCGCCTCCTACCACGGCTACGGCTTCACCGACCAGTACAACATCGACAAGCGCTTTGGGGGCAACGCTGCCTACAAAGCCTACGTGCAGCAGGCCCACGCCGCCGGCCTGAAGGTGGTGCAGGATGCCGTGTACAACCACGTGGGCAACACCCACTGGATACTGCAGGACCTGCCCATGAAAAGCTGGCTGCACCAGTGGCCCACCTACACCAACACCAGCTACCGCTACCAGTCCATCACGGACCCGCACGGCGCCCAGATTGACCGCAAAGTCACGCTCGATGGCTGGTTTGTGCCCTTCCTGCCCGACCTCAACCAGAGCAACCCCTACGTGGCCAACTACCTGATTGAAAACGCCATCTGGTGCGTCGAGTACTTCGGCATCGATGCCTGGCGCATCGACACGTACATGTACAACGACCAGCCGTTTATGAACCGCTGCAACGCGGCTCTCCTAGCCGAGTACCCGCGCCTTCACATTTTCGGCGAGTCGTCGGTGAACAACGTGGTGGACCAGAGCTACTACACCCGCAACACCATCGGCTTTCCCTTCAAGTCGAACCAGCCCGGCGGGCTCGATTTCGTGCTCGAAAGCGCCATGCTCGACGCTCTGAAGCAGCCCATCAGCTACGACGGCGGGGTGCAGCGCTTCTACCAGACCCTGGCCCAGGACGCCGTGTACCAGGACCCCACCAAGCTGGTGACCTTCCTCGACAACCACGACCACGACCGATACCTCTCCGTGATTGGCGACGACCTGGCCAAGTACAAAATGGGGCTGACCTGGCTGCTCACCACCCGCGGCATCCCGAGCATGTACTACGGCACCGAAATCCTGATGAAGAATTTCAAGGACCCCACCGATGCCGAAGTGCGCCGCGATTTCCCCGGCGGCTGGCCCGGCGACAAGGAGGACAAATTCAACGCCGCCGGCCGCAACGCCCGCGAAAACGAAGCCTTCGACTTTGTGAAAAAGCTGGCCACCTACCGCCGCGACCACCCGGTGCTGCACACCGGCAAGCTCATGCAGTTTCTGCCCGAAAACGGTTTCTACGTGTACTTCCGCTACGATGCTACCGGCACCGTGATGGTGGCGTCCAACACCTCCGACAAACCGGCCATGCTGCCCACGGCCCGCTTCGCCGAGCGCACCCGCGGCTTCACCAAAGCCCGCAACGTGCTCACCGGCGAGAACCTGGCCAGCATTGCCTCGCTCCAGCTCCCAGCCAAAACCGCCGTGGTAATGGAGCTGCAGAAGTAG
- a CDS encoding YdeI/OmpD-associated family protein, producing the protein MQPEYEFEAILEAGEDHGGVFVVVPFNVAEVYGTRGRVPVQATFDNYPYQGSIVPIGDGHHALLLLKQIRRAIDKTVGDTVRVTLSRDVTERKMEAPADLAEKLATNPKAAAYFSKLAYTHQREFVRWLEGAKKPETRTRRLEETVELLTQGRKRG; encoded by the coding sequence ATGCAACCCGAATACGAATTTGAAGCCATTCTAGAAGCTGGCGAAGACCACGGCGGCGTATTCGTTGTCGTGCCCTTCAACGTGGCCGAGGTGTACGGCACGCGCGGCCGGGTTCCCGTGCAGGCCACGTTCGACAACTACCCCTACCAGGGCAGCATCGTCCCCATCGGCGACGGCCACCACGCCCTGCTCCTGCTCAAGCAGATTCGCCGCGCCATCGACAAAACCGTGGGCGACACGGTGCGCGTCACGCTGTCGCGCGACGTGACCGAGCGCAAAATGGAAGCCCCCGCCGACCTGGCCGAAAAGCTGGCCACCAACCCCAAAGCCGCCGCCTACTTTTCCAAGCTGGCCTACACCCATCAGCGCGAGTTTGTGCGCTGGCTCGAAGGCGCCAAAAAGCCCGAAACCCGCACCCGCCGCCTGGAAGAAACAGTGGAGCTGCTGACGCAGGGCCGCAAGCGCGGGTAG
- a CDS encoding glycosyltransferase family 4 protein, producing the protein MTPPEFSVLLLAWDDADPSVDVLGGQALPPTLPLVYQLAAQQPVLAVYPHLPAAYERYDEPTTPQPKLPTAAPAPSPTKDSGDTAIADAADDAEETDALSTDASGPGVRLLAGPAAGSQAASALAVPALQSRIIGLEDLAAASYHPLPEIYAALEAGPASQPNARSRSQWPTGVHAPQFHQRQEPVAPYVGASSTSAASQALLVPNPVAGASQSVREAADLANRASLPVEVTPSKIKRQPNIEPEAEDPTFDPDPELPALLDGNALDGNAFTEAVEETGPFEAAALSAPEDDITLEALEFSPVVELSALPTFEPEPEVAAPVPRTPAFDGLNFRMIQYARRSAQLVRGRSDFGVIYAPNWPAWLAALEIRNSTGQPLVLYVASLAIDFSSPGDRGWLLEVERMTLRRARIILVPTEDLRQQLQLQYGSTIGEVRVVAAADEDGVQDVLCEVAFG; encoded by the coding sequence ATGACCCCGCCCGAATTCTCTGTACTGCTGCTGGCCTGGGACGATGCCGACCCGAGTGTGGATGTGCTCGGTGGGCAGGCCCTGCCCCCCACCCTGCCGCTGGTGTACCAGCTGGCCGCCCAACAGCCCGTGCTGGCCGTGTACCCGCACCTGCCCGCCGCATACGAACGGTACGACGAGCCCACCACCCCGCAGCCCAAGCTGCCGACTGCGGCCCCTGCACCCAGCCCAACAAAGGATTCCGGTGATACAGCAATAGCTGATGCGGCCGATGATGCTGAAGAAACCGATGCACTGAGCACGGATGCTTCCGGGCCCGGCGTGCGGCTGCTGGCTGGCCCAGCCGCTGGTTCGCAGGCAGCTAGTGCCTTGGCGGTGCCCGCGTTGCAGTCGCGCATCATTGGGCTGGAAGACCTGGCAGCCGCCAGCTACCACCCGTTGCCAGAAATTTACGCAGCACTTGAAGCTGGGCCCGCCAGCCAGCCCAACGCCCGCTCGCGCAGCCAGTGGCCCACCGGCGTGCACGCGCCGCAATTCCACCAGAGGCAGGAGCCAGTGGCCCCTTACGTAGGGGCTAGCTCCACGAGTGCCGCTTCGCAAGCACTGCTCGTGCCCAACCCGGTGGCTGGCGCCTCCCAATCGGTGCGCGAGGCGGCCGACCTAGCGAACCGAGCTTCCCTCCCGGTGGAAGTTACGCCCTCCAAGATTAAGCGGCAGCCCAACATTGAACCCGAAGCGGAAGACCCAACCTTCGACCCCGACCCGGAGCTGCCGGCTCTTCTGGATGGCAATGCCTTGGATGGCAATGCCTTTACTGAAGCCGTGGAAGAAACCGGCCCTTTTGAGGCCGCGGCGCTCTCGGCCCCCGAAGACGATATCACGTTGGAGGCGTTGGAATTCAGCCCAGTCGTTGAGCTATCCGCGCTCCCTACTTTTGAGCCCGAACCGGAGGTTGCCGCGCCGGTTCCCCGGACCCCAGCATTCGACGGGCTCAATTTCCGCATGATTCAGTACGCCCGGCGTTCGGCGCAGCTGGTGCGCGGGCGCTCCGATTTTGGGGTCATTTATGCGCCCAACTGGCCAGCGTGGCTGGCGGCGCTCGAAATCCGCAACAGCACGGGCCAGCCGCTGGTGCTGTACGTGGCCAGCCTGGCCATCGACTTTAGCAGCCCCGGCGACCGCGGCTGGCTCCTGGAAGTAGAGCGGATGACGCTGCGCCGGGCCCGCATCATCTTGGTGCCGACCGAAGACCTGCGGCAGCAGCTGCAGCTGCAGTACGGCAGCACCATTGGGGAGGTGCGCGTGGTGGCCGCCGCCGATGAGGATGGCGTGCAGGACGTGCTGTGCGAAGTGGCATTTGGGTAA